In Aspergillus flavus chromosome 3, complete sequence, one genomic interval encodes:
- a CDS encoding putative siderochrome-iron transporter, with protein sequence MMNLPSQHTQLALNASPDQVTTTPAADPEKPSLPSPDAKELQERTRDLADSEATGVKKAEAAALVWSKPALWGIYAWIWVCFFMLALHSAIGSNVLVNAYSNFKTAPEISTAAILATVVGGVMKLPIAKILNVWGRAEGMLVFTGLFLLGIIVLASCTGPSGYAAGYVMYWVGYNAIYLILDVFLADTSGLRNRAFAFAFSNTPFICTSFTGPLAAQSFLSMTTWRWAYGAFAIIFPFVLLPLALVFKFYERKAQKMGLYQKTHKDRTWIQSIKHYIHEFDVIGAALLMATFILLLLPFSLTTYGRAQYKSATFIAMLVIGFFLFFVYVAWERFFARKQFIRYDLLKQRTVLGACILSALLNLGYMAWDLYFLNFCMVVYNLSVSNAGYMNQIYNVGSCFWAPLFGIYIRQTRHFKNACLYFGLPLMLLGSGLMIHFRGEHDNIGYIVMCQIFIAFAGGMLVIGQDMAVMSAADHDGVPMMLSILGLFASLGGAAGSAIASAVYTNVFPERLQDGLPLDAKGDWVDIYLGGYLTQMAYPMGSEVRTAINNAWGDSQKYSCIATTAVIALGFPCIAVWKNLNVDQKQNKGVML encoded by the exons ATGATGAACCTGCCTTCGCAGCATACCCAGCTTGCCCTGAATGCATCTCCGGACCAGGTGACCACCACACCTGCAGCAGATCCCGAGAAGCCTAGCCTACCGAGCCCAGATGCGAAGGAGCTGCAAGAAAGGACGAGAGACCTTGCTGATAGTGAAGCGACTGGTgtcaagaaggccgaagcGGCAGCACTTGTTTGGAGCAAGCCTGCTTTGTGGGGAATATATGCCTG GATTTGGGTGTGCTTCTTCATGCTAGCATTACATTCGGCAATTGGCAGCAATGTGCTTGTCAATGCGTACTCGAATTTCAAGACTGCCCCTGAAATCTCAACCGCCGCCATCCTAGCCACAGTTGTCGGTGGTGTGATGAAGCTCCCTATCGCAAAGATCCTGAATGTCTGGGGTCGAGCGGAGGGGATGCTGGTATTTACcggtcttttcttgttgggtATCATTGTGCTCGCATCTTGTACCGGGCCGAGTGGCTACGCGGCGGGGTACGTGATGTACTGGGTTGGATACAACGCAATTTACCTGATTCTCGACGTCTTCCTTGCCGACACCTCGGGTCTGCGGAACCGGGCATTTGCATTTGCATTCTCGAATACACCGTTTATCTGCACCTCATTTACGGGCCCATTAGCCGCCCAGTCCTTCTTGAGTATGACAACATGGCGCTGGGCGTACGGCGCATTTGCGATTATCTTTCCCTTTGTCCTCCTGCCCCTCGCGCTTGTTTTTAAATTCTACGAACGAAAGGCGCAAAAGATGGGCCTATATCAGAAAACGCACAAGGATCGTACCTGGATCCAATCGATTAAGCATTATATCCATGAATTCGACG TGATCGGTGCGGCCTTGTTGATGGCAACATTTatcctgctcctcctcccatTCAGCCTCACCACCTACGGACGCGCCCAATACAAATCGGCCACATTTATCGCTATGCTAGTCATTGggttcttccttttctttgtctatGTTGCGTGGGAGCGGTTCTTCGCTCGCAAGCAGTTCATCCGATACGACCTGCTCAAGCAGCGGACGGTTCTCGGTGCCTGTATACTTTCCGCACTACTCAATCTTGGCTATATGGCCTGGGATCTCTACTTTCTCAATTTCTGCATGGTAGTCTACAATCTCAGCGTCTCGAACGCAGGGTATATGAACCAGATATACAATGTGGGGTCCTGTTTCTGGGCCCCCTTATTTGGAATCTATATCCGACAAACAAGACACTTTAAAAACGCGTGTCTTTACTTCGGCCTCCCCTTGATGCTACTTGGCTCCGGACTAATGATTCATTTCCGCGGGGAGCATGATAATATAGGCTATATTGTTATGTGCCAGATTTTCATCGCATTTGCCGGCGGGATGTTAGTTATTGGGCAAGATATGGCAGTGATGAGTGCCGCTGATCACGACGGCGTTCCAATGATGCTCTCGATCCTAGGGCTTTTCGCCAGTTTAGGTGGCGCGGCGGGCAGCGCTATCGCATCTGCTGTTTACACCAATGTCTTTCCTGAGAGACTCCAGGACGGGTTACCCCTAGACGCTAAGGGTGACTGGGTTGACATCTATCTCGGCGGGTATCTCACGCAGATGGCATATCCCATGGGGTCAGAAGTGCGCACTGCCATCAACAATGCGTGGGGTGACAGCCAGAAGTACAGTTGCATTGCCACTACCGCTGTTATTGCGTTGGGCTTCCCATGTATTGCCGTGTGGAAGAATTTGAATGTGGACCAGAAGCAAAATAAGGGTGTGATGCTTTAG
- a CDS encoding putative ABC multidrug transporter, producing the protein MPASEVSNSNQPEGTPEEKGRGRAVVEHVSKSIPKCKDIKTLFAFIRLLFSLNYTALDILLMVVGTFFAIAAGVPEPLLGIVLGQLINELNTVACSATQYNPSSVRTKVLYLIYITIFNFVSIYIYAACWALVSERLARRYRKAYFRSVVRQEAAFHDSLPSGQVISRLVSDIETVQSGTSEKVGIYMATLSYFVTAYIVAFIKVPVIAGILIAIVPCFFAMALVGGHLTSRYGSRVGKHIDLATSIASSSLSHLKIVHAFNAHQRLEDLFSSHLSNSQKDALKKAAVHAAQMGTLFFVVYSSNALAYWKGAHLIADSIDGRNSGVSVGAVYTVIFILIDASFILSQVSPYMHVFSAAASASERLLEVINRPSTIDGTSNTGGKCADLREEEIKFNDVHFTYPARSENVVLQGVTFSIPPRQHTAIVGPSGGGKSTIVALLERFYDPSTGSICIGPQDIRHVNVANLRGQMGFVQQESQLFNRSILENIAYGLVGSVEHEDLVEVILDMSLTGVVAELQSGCTEEEVLRNCDPRISEIIRRAKVAADKANALSFIETLQFGIATSVGTAGGQLSGGQRQRIALATALIREPKLLILDEATAALDSMSEQLIQAALLKVSGTTTIVSIAHRLAAVKDADQIVVIEKGRVAEYGSSQQLLDSGGMYAKMIGLQRMDNAEADGAKALASRANTLTGSETLESTIDEKAVLQEKQEVDLTTDQPSGEAKRTSSTVHAPEEEIPTRSKRLTTRIYFSFIRPNLLPIILGLGMSVIIGGSYSANAILFGNTVGGLSPCKGTPNIRHSGNLFGLMFFIVGLIELFANIMGGCAYGWAADQTLYRVRVASLRSLLSQSLTWHSTGGRSPGTLIAYITGDASAISGLTGTTIGLLLATTVNLFAGIIISFIVAWKISIVLVPTIPVLLLAGVMKLRVQSEFAERHKKAFSRATEITVEALGNLRFVAGFSLEKQLYREFLFSIQGPYQRTMKAITWGNFWLAAAFSVSNLISALAYWWGSKQIASGLYSQSQFFIVLPALLFSTQSCGQMLALAPDLSKAGKAASRIVDLVSTHSSEREFGGGDVHRALISGPGKSDADIEANERSESASCRTGQMPVGAELRDVEFSYPTSPDTPILKGLTVTFEPGRFYALVGPSGSGKSTIFAMLERFYYPSAGSIFINGQDVTRVLSTNFRDDIAIVPQENVLFEGTVAFNIALGARPGYTPTQAEIEEACKLAHIHDVIAELPQGYETICTNAGKQFSGGQRQRLSIARALIRKPGLLLLDESTSALDGESEGKIQDALSGFMGKTTVVAIAHRLRTIYRADRIFLIQGGRCVDRGTHTELIERSEMYRESVLHQSLDI; encoded by the exons ATGCCGGCATCTGAGGTTTCAAATAGCAATCAGCCAGAAGGAActccagaagagaaaggacgaggacgagcaGTT GTCGAACATGTCTCGAAGTCCATTCCTAAGtgcaaggatatcaagaccTTGTTCGCCTTCATCCGCCTGTTATTCTCGCTGAACTACACCGCACTTGATATACTGCTCATGGTCGTGGGAACCTTTTTTGCCATTGCCGCAGGAGTTCCAGAGCCATTGCTTGGTATCGTGCTGGGTCAACTGATCAATGAGCTTAATACGGTCGCCTGTTCCGCAACGCAGTACAACCCCTCCTCCGTCCGAACAAAAGTCCTGTACCTGATCTACATTACGATCTTCAATTTTGTGAGCATCTACATATATGCGGCATGCTGGGCACTCGTCAGCGAGCGACTGGCTCGTCGCTATCGCAAGGCATACTTCCGAAGCGTGGTCCGCCAGGAGGCAGCATTCCATGACAGTTTACCTTCAGGTCAGGTCATCTCCCGGCTGGTCAGTGATATCGAGACGGTACAATCTGGAACGTCCGAGAAAGTGGGCATCTATATGGCGACCCTGTCGTACTTTGTTACGGCGTACATCGTGGCGTTTATAAAAGTCCCAGTGATCGCGGGCATTCTCATTGCCATCGTGCCATGTTTCTTCGCGATGGCTCTCGTTGGCGGCCACCTCACCTCGCGGTATGGGAGCCGCGTGGGCAAACACATCGACCTGGCCACCTCCATCGCATCGTCCAGTCTGTCCCATCTCAAGATTGTGCATGCCTTCAATGCGCATCAACGTTTGGAGGATCTCTTCTCCTCGCACCTGTCCAACTCCCAGAAGGATGCGTTGAAAAAGGCGGCGGTACATGCGGCGCAGATGGGCACACTCTTCTTTGTGGTCTACTCATCTAATGCACTAGCCTACTGGAAAGGAGCACATTTGATAGCGGACTCAATCGACGGCCGCAACTCTGGTGTCTCCGTAGGCGCGGTATATACCGTGATATTTATTCTCATCGATG CGTCATTTATCCTGAGCCAGGTTTCCCCTTATATGCATGTCTTCAGTGCCGCAGCAAGTGCTTCCGAGCGCCTGTTAGAAGTGATCAACCGCCCCTCCACCATCGACGGCACCTCCAACACGGGGGGGAAGTGTGCAGATCTTCGCGAGGAAGAAATCAAATTCAACGACGTGCACTTTACGTATCCGGCTCGATCAGAGAATGTCGTCTTGCAGGGTGTTACTTTTTCAATTCCTCCTAGACAGCACACTGCTATTGTTGGTCCCTCCGGAGGAGGCAAGTCCACTATTGTCGCCCTCTTGGAACGATTCTACGACCCGTCTACAGGAAGTATCTGTATTGGCCCACAGGATATTCGGCACGTCAACGTGGCCAATCTCCGAGGGCAAATGGGCTTTGTCCAGCAAGAGTCGCAGCTCTTTAATCGGTCAATCCTGGAGAATATCGCATATGGCCTGGTCGGGTCAGTAGAGCATGAAGACTTGGTGGAGGTGATCCTGGATATGAGTCTCACTGGCGTCGTGGCTGAGCTTCAATCAGGATGcacggaagaggaagtcctCAGAAACTGTGATCCCAGAATCTCCGAGATTATCAGACGGGCGAAGGTGGCAGCGGACAAAGCCAATGCTCTTTCGTTCATCGAAACACTGCAATTCGGAATAGCAACTAGTGTGGGCACCGCGGGTGGCCAGCTCAGTGGTGGCCAACGGCAACGCATTGCCCTCGCCACTGCCCTTATTCGTGAGCCCAAACTGCTCATCCTGGATGAGGCAACAGCGGCACTCGATTCAATGAGCGAACAGCTGATTCAGGCCGCCCTGCTGAAGGTATCTGGAACCACCACGATCGTCTCTATCGCGCACCGCTTAGCAGCCGTTAAGGATGCCGACCAAATTGTGGTCATAGAGAAAGGCCGTGTAGCTGAATATGGCTCTTCCCAGCAACTACTAGATAGTGGTGGCATGTATGCAAAGATGATTGGTTTGCAGAGAATGGACAATGCGGAAGCTGATGGCGCGAAGGCGTTAGCCAGCCGTGCTAACACCCTTACTGGTTCCGAAACCCTGGAGTCAACTATTGACGAGAAAGCTGTCCTGCAGGAGAAGCAGGAAGTCGACTTGACAACGGATCAGCCATCAGGTGAAGCCAAGAGGACATCTAGTACCGTGCACGCACCCGAAGAAGAGATTCCGACTCGATCAAAGCGCCTCACCACGAGGATATACTTCTCATTCATTCGCCCCAATCTGCTACCTATTATCCTAGGGCTGGGTATGTCCGTAATTATCGGTGGGAGCTACAGTGCAAACGCAATTCTGTTTGGGAATACTGTCGGAGGACTTAGCCCATGCAAGGGTACACCCAACATCCGACACAGTGGGAACTTGTTTGGCCTTATGTTTTTTATCGTGGGGCTTATCGAGCTTTTTGCAAACATTATGGGTGGATGCGCGTATGGATGGGCTGCAGACCAGACATTATATCGGGTCCGCGTGGCCTCACTTCGATCACTCCTGAGCCAGAGCTTGACATGGCATAGTACTGGTGGGCGAAGTCCGGGAACACTTATTGCATATATCACAGGAGACGCGTCGGCTATTAGTGGCTTGACTGGAACCACAATTGGGCTTCTCCTCGCGACCACTGTGAATCTCTTTGCGGGTATAATCATTTCGTTCATCGTGGCATGGAAAATATCCATCGTGCTGGTGCCCACAATACCAGTTCTTCTATTGGCTGGGGTGATGAAACTGCGAGTGCAGAGTGAATTTGCCGAACGGCATAAGAAGGCATTCTCCCGGGCCACAGAGATCACAGTCGAAGCGCTTGGGAACTTGCGTTTCGTTGCCGGATTCTCGCTGGAGAAACAGCTCTACCGGGAGTTCCTATTCTCTATCCAGGGACCATACCAAAGGACCATGAAGGCTATTACCTGGGGAAACTTCTGGTTGGCAGCGGCATTTAGTGTTAGTAACCTCATCAGCGCCCTTGCGTACTGGTGGGGCTCTAAACAGATTGCCTCGGGTCTATACTCGCAGTCGCAGTTCTTCATCGTTTTGCCGGCTTTACTGTTCAGCACACAGTCATGCGGCCAGATGTTAGCCTTGGCCCCTGATCTGTCGAAGGCAGGGAAGGCGGCATCGCGGATCGTTGACCTCGTGAGTACACACTCCAGCGAACGGGAATTCGGCGGTGGCGATGTCCATCGGGCCCTGATATCTGGACCGGGAAAGTCGGATGCGGACATTGAGGCGAATGAGCGTTCCGAATCCGCGTCCTGTAGAACTGGCCAAATGCCAGTGGGGGCAGAGCTCCGGGACGTGGAGTTCTCATACCCTACATCACCGGATACCCCAATCCTCAAGGGCTTGACCGTCACATTTGAACCAGGGAGATTCTACGCACTCGTTGGGCCGAGTGGCTCCGGTAAATCCACTATCTTTGCTATGTTAGAACGTTTCTACTATCCCTCTGCTGGATCGATTTTCATCAACGGCCAGGATGTGACCCGTGTCTTGTCGACTAACTTTAGGGACGACATTGCTATCGTGCCTCAAGAGAATGTGCTTTTTGAGGGAACAGTGGCGTTCAATATTGCCCTGGGGGCAAGACCGGGGTATACGCCAACACAGGCCGAGATTGAGGAGGCGTGTAAACTGGCTCACATTCACGACGTGATCGCGGAGCTGCCTCAGGGATACGAGACGATCTGTACAAATGCCGGGAAGCAGTTCTCCGGAGGGCAACGGCAGCGTCTCTCGATTGCCAGGGCCTTGATCCGCAAGCCCGGCCTCTTACTGCTCGATGAATCCACGAGCGCCCTGGATGGTGAGTCGGAAGGCAAAATTCAAGACGCCTTGTCGGGATTTATGGGCAAGACGACTGTTGTTGCCATTGCGCATCGTTTGCGGACTATCTATCGTGCGGACCGGATTTTCCTTATCCAGGGGGGTCGGTGTGTGGACCGTGGGACTCATACGGAGCTGATTGAGCGGAGTGAAATGTATCGCGAGAGTGTGCTGCATCAGTCGCTCGATATCTGA